A section of the Lutra lutra chromosome 3, mLutLut1.2, whole genome shotgun sequence genome encodes:
- the GORASP2 gene encoding Golgi reassembly-stacking protein 2: MGSSQSVEIPGGGTEGYHVLRVQENSPGHRAGLEPFFDFIVSINGSRLNKDNDTLKDLLKANVEKPVKMLIYSSKTLELRETSVTPSNMWGGQGLLGVSIRFCSFDGANENVWHVLEVESNSPAALAGLRPHSDYIIGADTVMNESEDLFSLIETHEAKPLKLYVYNTDTDNCREVIITPNSAWGGEGSLGCGIGYGYLHRIPTRPFEEGKKISLPGQMTGTPITPLKDGFTEVQLSSVNPPSLSPPGTTEIEQGLSGLSISSAPPAVSNVLSTGVPTVPLLPPQVNQSLTSVPPMNPATTLPGLMPLPTGLPNLPALPSLNLPTPHVMPGVSLPELVNPGLPPLPSLPPRNLSGIAPLPMPSEFLPSFPLVPEVSSAASSGELLSSLPPTGSPPSDPVTTTARADAASAPAVDVTPPAPKAPSTVEDRGCEPTPASEKPVSAVTDASASESP; this comes from the exons GTACAAGAAAATTCCCCAGGACATAGAGCTGGACTGGAGCCattctttgattttattgtttctatTAATGGTTCGAGATTA AATAAAGACAATGACACTCTAAAGGATCTACTGAAAGCAAATGTTGAAAAGCCTGTAAAAATGCTGATCTACAGTAGTAAAACACTGGAGCTGCGAGAGACATCTGTCACCCCCAGCAACATGTGGGGCGGCCAGGGCTTGCTGGGAGTGAGCATTCGTTTCTGCAGCTTTGATGGGGCAAACGAAAATGTTTGGCATGTATTG GAAGTAGAATCAAATTCTCCTGCGGCACTGGCAGGTCTTAGACCTCACAGTGATTATATCATTGGAGCAGATACAGTCATGAATGAG TCTGAAGATCTGTTCAGCCTTATTGAAACACATGAAGCAAAACCACTGAAACTTTATGTGTATAATACAGACACTGATAACTGTCGAGAAGTGATTATTACACCGAATTCTGCATGGGGTGGAGAAGGCAG CCTAGGATGCGGCATTGGATACGGTTATTTGCATCGAATACCAACACGCCCATttgaagaagggaagaaaatttcTCTTCCCGGACAGATGACTGGTACACCTATTACTCCTCTTAAAGACGGGTTTACAGAG GTCCAGCTGTCTTCAGTTAATCCCCCATCTTTGTCACCACCGGGAACTACAGAAATCGAACAGGGTCTGTCTGGACTTTCTATTAGCTCAGCTCCACCAGCTGTCAGTAATGTTCTCAGTACAG GTGTCCCAACAGTACCATTATTGCCACCACAAGTAAACCAGTCCCTTACTTCTGTGCCACCAATGAACCCAGCTACTACGTTACCAG GTCTGATGCCTTTACCCACAGGACTGCCTaacctgcctgccctccccagcctcaaCCTCCCCACACCACACGTCATGCCGGGCGTCAGCTTACCGGAACTCGTGAACCCGG GTTTGccacctcttccttccttgcctccccGAAACTTATCTGGCATTGCACCTCTCCCCATGCCATCCGAGTTCCTCCCGTCATTCCCTTTGGTTCCAGAGGTGTCTTCTGCAGCAAGCTCAGGGGagctgctctcctccctcccacccaccggCAGCCCACCCTCCGACCCTGTCACGACCACTGCAAGGGCAGACGCTGCCTCCGCACCCGCTGTGGATGTGACGCCCCCCGCTCCCAAGGCCCCCAGCACTGTTGAGGACAGAGGCTGCGAACCCACCCCAGCCAGCGAGAAGCCTGTCTCTGCGGTTACGGATGCGAGTGCCTCCGAGTCACCCTAG